In a genomic window of Dyadobacter fermentans DSM 18053:
- a CDS encoding EpsG family protein translates to MLYYIIFSVLTLIALLEMVTVPERIKKAIYITMCIIFVMISGLRWNTGNDWKPYYSFFTRFTADDPVFLLRMEPGYVQFVKFLRIFSASFTFYLMALAIITVSIKTIFFYRYAGAVFLALVLYWGTFLGDVMAVRQSIAISLCVLATHFIITRRAWYFIICTIVAAQVHVTAYIFLLAYPIYYANWSVRYKYVFLVISIIFGSFSISENILELLTRLVPAGVGLDRVNQKALAYLEIGNEIGSTAELSKMQRLVAALAKRAVMLPIFFYFQERFTISKDKYKGFLNLYTFGNVVFFFVVDFLTLQRAATYFYTFEILMLCIIYINVKSKSVWFIIIITYALFKMISIILGAYGLLVPYIWIFSENTYRYVY, encoded by the coding sequence ATGCTCTATTACATCATATTCAGTGTCCTTACACTAATTGCCCTGCTGGAAATGGTGACCGTTCCTGAACGGATTAAGAAAGCGATTTACATAACGATGTGCATAATATTTGTAATGATAAGTGGTTTGCGCTGGAATACAGGTAACGACTGGAAACCATATTATTCTTTCTTCACAAGATTTACAGCCGACGACCCTGTCTTCCTGCTGCGAATGGAACCTGGGTATGTCCAGTTTGTCAAGTTTCTCAGGATATTTTCTGCAAGCTTCACGTTTTATTTGATGGCATTGGCGATCATTACGGTAAGCATCAAGACGATATTTTTTTATAGATATGCTGGTGCTGTGTTTCTTGCGCTCGTACTCTATTGGGGAACATTCTTAGGCGATGTGATGGCTGTCCGGCAGTCAATAGCCATTAGTCTCTGTGTGCTTGCTACCCATTTTATCATTACCCGACGTGCCTGGTATTTTATTATTTGCACCATCGTAGCAGCACAAGTACACGTTACCGCTTACATATTTTTACTAGCCTATCCTATTTATTACGCAAATTGGAGCGTTCGGTACAAATATGTATTTCTCGTCATTTCCATCATATTCGGGTCATTCAGCATTTCTGAAAATATACTAGAATTGTTGACAAGGCTGGTTCCAGCGGGGGTGGGATTAGACCGAGTGAATCAGAAAGCACTGGCCTATCTTGAAATTGGAAATGAAATAGGCTCTACGGCCGAATTGAGTAAGATGCAGCGGCTAGTGGCGGCCCTGGCAAAACGGGCAGTAATGCTTCCAATTTTCTTCTATTTTCAAGAACGATTTACCATTTCAAAGGATAAATACAAAGGCTTTCTCAACTTGTACACATTCGGGAACGTCGTATTTTTCTTTGTAGTTGACTTTTTGACATTACAGAGAGCAGCTACCTACTTTTATACTTTCGAAATTTTGATGCTATGCATCATATACATTAACGTCAAGAGCAAGTCGGTTTGGTTTATCATCATTATCACCTATGCGCTGTTCAAAATGATATCTATCATTTTAGGTGCATATGGCTTGCTTGTTCCTTACATCTGGATTTTCTCTGAAAATACGTATCGATACGTCTACTAA
- a CDS encoding glycosyltransferase family 2 protein: MNQDRPKISVITVVRNGERYIEDTIQSIINQTYDNFEYIVIDGKSTDNTLNIIRKYESQISYWISEADKGIYDAMNKGVRAATGDWLLFINADDFLFDNDVLANAAPALGKSKSLVVYGKVLRVYSKGSNQVIGSEWSELKHYCRNIRMNISHQGTFHSKQLFANRMFDTSFRIAGDYDLLLSYLNKNDAEYLPLTIAQMRTEGVSATSSNRLLLSEIRRVQINNGIYKRIPSYGWFKSAFRITFNNKIIKLIGIERKDKIKQLLNRRKA, from the coding sequence ATGAATCAAGATCGCCCGAAAATATCAGTCATAACTGTTGTAAGAAACGGTGAAAGATACATTGAAGATACGATTCAAAGTATTATAAATCAGACTTACGACAATTTTGAATACATAGTTATCGACGGCAAGTCCACCGATAATACCTTGAATATCATCAGGAAGTACGAATCGCAAATCTCTTACTGGATAAGCGAGGCGGATAAAGGCATTTACGACGCCATGAACAAAGGTGTTCGTGCGGCTACGGGGGACTGGCTCTTGTTCATCAATGCTGACGACTTCCTTTTCGATAACGACGTACTTGCCAATGCTGCGCCGGCACTGGGGAAATCCAAGAGCTTGGTGGTCTACGGTAAAGTATTGCGGGTCTATTCAAAAGGGTCGAATCAGGTAATAGGCTCAGAATGGTCGGAGTTGAAGCATTATTGCAGAAACATCAGAATGAACATCTCGCATCAGGGGACATTTCATTCAAAACAGCTTTTTGCAAATCGGATGTTCGATACCAGCTTTCGGATTGCCGGTGATTATGACCTCCTTCTGAGTTACCTCAACAAGAACGATGCCGAATATCTGCCATTGACGATTGCACAAATGCGGACTGAAGGGGTAAGTGCCACTTCCAGCAATAGACTCTTACTCAGCGAAATACGCCGCGTGCAGATAAACAACGGCATTTACAAACGAATACCTTCCTACGGCTGGTTCAAATCCGCATTCAGAATAACTTTTAATAACAAAATCATCAAACTGATAGGTATCGAAAGAAAAGATAAGATCAAGCAGCTTCTCAATCGTAGAAAAGCTTGA
- a CDS encoding glycosyltransferase family 2 protein, with the protein MNNNPLVSIAIPVYNREKLITETLESALSQTYPNFEVVVVDNQSTDNTWAILQEIARKDERVRIFQNETNVGPVRNWERCFNLAEGEYVKILWSDDLIESDFLSETMAVFAPDVAFVMTGYKEITSDGKVLEKSTYQQHTTISISKYRDEKLYINNISFPDSPGCAIFRKSDIVESLVIDIPNSDNLNFPRYGAGNDLLIFLLSTRNPSYSRIACVNKYLSKFKHHQESITTTNSTTLKIYYDWAKWYFIKNYYNQTKVKQQFKARILFNTYKYHYGQNLLKSIDGYVSVAFMAKKIMKITQRKLNS; encoded by the coding sequence ATGAACAATAACCCCCTCGTTTCAATCGCAATTCCAGTCTACAACCGTGAAAAGCTGATAACGGAAACATTGGAATCGGCACTTTCCCAAACCTACCCCAATTTTGAGGTAGTAGTGGTGGATAATCAAAGTACCGACAACACGTGGGCTATTCTGCAAGAAATTGCCCGAAAAGATGAAAGGGTCAGAATATTTCAGAATGAAACCAATGTAGGCCCGGTAAGAAACTGGGAGCGCTGCTTTAACCTGGCGGAGGGTGAGTACGTAAAAATTCTATGGTCCGACGACCTGATTGAAAGTGATTTCCTTTCGGAGACCATGGCGGTATTCGCACCTGATGTTGCTTTTGTAATGACAGGTTATAAGGAGATTACGAGCGATGGGAAGGTATTGGAAAAGTCCACTTACCAACAACACACGACCATTTCGATTTCAAAGTATCGGGACGAGAAATTGTACATCAACAATATCTCCTTTCCGGACTCTCCCGGATGCGCCATTTTCCGGAAATCTGACATTGTAGAAAGTCTTGTGATCGACATTCCAAATTCCGACAATTTAAATTTCCCAAGATACGGTGCAGGTAATGATTTGCTGATTTTTCTGCTATCAACCCGGAATCCTTCGTACTCGCGCATCGCCTGCGTTAACAAATACCTATCTAAATTCAAACATCACCAGGAATCTATCACGACAACAAATAGCACGACCTTAAAAATTTACTATGATTGGGCTAAATGGTATTTTATTAAAAATTACTACAACCAAACTAAGGTTAAACAGCAATTCAAGGCGCGGATTCTTTTCAATACTTACAAATACCATTATGGCCAGAACCTATTGAAAAGCATTGATGGATATGTGAGTGTTGCGTTCATGGCGAAGAAAATCATGAAAATCACACAAAGAAAATTAAATTCCTAG
- a CDS encoding lipopolysaccharide biosynthesis protein has protein sequence MGFGQLTGLLRIEQSERSRNINRQILFSFLAKGIAMLISLVQVPLLFKHLGNESYGIWLTILSVVSWLSLSDIGIGNGLRNRVAESLALNNQSAAKEYVSTAYLCLGSIILTVLVLCLAVIPFLDWQSIFNTSKSLSNNTLRITLSWIVASTLLGFILALVNQVLNAIQQNSLTAWPNIIFGSLFIGSIYLFPGFINGDLGAVAFTYSTLYIVSFLGFSIFIYKTWPYLTPSAKLFKRRHVKSILNIGLNFFIIQVAAIIIFSTSNFIITRLFGPAHVTYFNITFRVFNMISIILAMVMTPLWSAYTEAYLKKDYSWIRGRLRLLNTLIVPVFVVIVGTILFFDQIVEFWMKTKIETPAYLPLLMGIYTLITIWNNIYAYFLNGISRTKEQLVTSIIAMVLNLPLAVFLGKYMEMGVNGVVLASVISLAFFAFVGPITSYKILRKHEQ, from the coding sequence AAAGGCATTGCTATGCTTATCTCGTTGGTCCAGGTACCGTTATTGTTCAAACATCTTGGGAATGAGTCATACGGGATTTGGTTGACCATTCTTTCAGTAGTATCCTGGCTTAGCCTCTCCGATATCGGTATCGGTAACGGTCTGAGAAATCGGGTAGCCGAATCCCTGGCACTAAACAACCAATCGGCCGCCAAAGAGTATGTATCGACAGCCTACTTATGCCTGGGTTCGATCATCCTGACGGTTTTGGTGTTATGTCTAGCCGTAATTCCCTTTTTAGATTGGCAAAGCATTTTTAATACAAGTAAGTCACTATCCAACAACACGTTGCGAATCACACTCTCGTGGATCGTAGCATCGACATTGCTTGGGTTCATTCTTGCCCTCGTCAATCAGGTATTAAATGCAATTCAGCAAAACTCCCTGACAGCGTGGCCGAATATCATCTTCGGCTCGCTGTTCATTGGTTCAATATACCTTTTCCCAGGATTTATCAATGGCGATCTGGGCGCGGTTGCCTTCACATACTCGACGCTCTACATTGTTTCATTCTTAGGCTTCTCGATTTTTATTTACAAAACATGGCCTTACCTGACGCCCTCCGCGAAACTTTTTAAGCGTAGGCACGTCAAGAGCATCCTGAACATCGGTTTGAATTTCTTTATCATTCAGGTAGCGGCCATTATCATTTTCTCAACAAGCAACTTCATCATTACCAGACTATTCGGGCCTGCTCATGTGACCTATTTCAACATCACGTTCCGGGTGTTCAACATGATCAGCATCATACTCGCGATGGTAATGACCCCGCTCTGGTCGGCGTATACGGAAGCTTATCTGAAAAAGGATTATTCCTGGATACGCGGTCGTCTCAGGCTGCTCAACACACTGATTGTTCCAGTATTCGTTGTAATTGTGGGTACCATCCTGTTCTTCGATCAAATCGTGGAGTTTTGGATGAAGACGAAAATTGAGACCCCTGCCTATCTTCCGTTGCTAATGGGCATTTATACGCTCATAACGATCTGGAATAATATATATGCCTATTTTTTGAATGGTATTTCACGCACTAAGGAACAACTCGTCACCTCCATCATTGCCATGGTCCTGAACCTGCCGCTTGCGGTCTTCCTGGGAAAATATATGGAAATGGGTGTGAATGGTGTAGTCCTAGCCTCGGTTATATCACTTGCATTTTTTGCATTTGTCGGACCTATCACCAGCTATAAAATACTGAGGAAACATGAACAATAA